GACAGAAGCCATCTTCCCCTAAGGAGCCCACAGAGGACGAAAGCCCATCAGGGAAAGAGCCTTGAGTTCCGCCTGTTGCCCTAACTCTGGCCTTAAGGGCGGTATGAGCAACCATAACTGACTATCGGCGATCGCCTCCCCGGTGTCGGTGTTAAGACGGCTATCAGCCGGGGTTTCGGGATCGATAATTACCTGGTCAAATAACAGAGCCAAACCGTCAGGGGAAAGGCTCATTTGGGTGTCCCGGTAATCCTGCAACTTAAGCAGGGGAAAAACTTCACCGCTGTTGACGTTAATTTGGACAAAATAAGGCTCTTCAATGTATTCATCCCCCGGCAAAAGCTTGGTTAGCAGACAGTACAGGGTTTGGTTATTGCGACCAAATTCACAACTGACAATGGAGCCGTCCGTATCCACTAATTCCTTTTGCACCCCAAGGTTATTGACAAAGAAAAGGGTTCTTTGGAAGCGTTTTTGGGCATCTTCCGTATTGAAATTCACCAGAGCGGCGGCGCTACCATCGCTGGAAAAAGTTAACAGTTGACCGAATTTGGGCAGAAAATCCAATGGTTTTGCATCCGGTTGGAGGGGCAAAATACCGATGCCTTCCCCCCGAGCCACGGCCAAGGACTGATTATCCGGGGCGATTTGAAAGTCTCCGCCCTGTACCTTCAGACGCTCAGGCTTTTGCTGGTTTTTGAGCATCCAGAGGTCAAAGTCAGCGGGATTTTCACGGTTGACCCTCTGCACCACAATGGATTTACCGTCTTCGCTTACGTCGAATTGATTGTTCTGAAATCCCTGGTTATCCAGCACCAAAGTCGGTTTGGGCAACTCTTGGGGATTGTCATTCTCCACCACGGGCACTTGGTATAGCTGTAGTTGCCGGAGCCCCTCAAAGCCCAATTGAATTTCAGCGGCGGCAAACAGAATCCCTTTACCCCCGTCAAAGAATTGGAAATCCACCACAGTCAGTCCCGGTGGGGTGAGGATGGTTTTCCTTTGTTTAGTCAGGTTGTAGAAAATAATCCGTCCCTGCTCGATCCCTTGGGTGCCAATGTAAGCAAAGGCCCGGTCTCGACTACGGAAACTGCTGGTGAAGGGGGCCATCATTTGCCCTTGGTGGTGACCCGCATACTGTTCCCGCACATTGGTGATTTGCAGTTCGTAATCAGTGCCGTAGGGAATGGGATTTTCCAGGGTATAGGCCATGCGACGACCCGCCCAACTAAATTTTCCTGGTAGGGCTGGGGTAATGACCAAATTCTTTTCCACCTCCCGTTGGTCCATGGGACGGTCAAAGGTGATGATAAAAGCCCTGTCCTTCGCCCCCAGATCAGCCTCGCCCCAACTAAAATTTTGTACCCTGGGACGGTTGGCAAATATACACTGATTGTTGTTCTGGCAGGTGTAATGACCCACCACCACCACGGCGATCGCCGCACTAAGGACACCGATCAAACCGAGGGCCGCACGATCAATGGGTTCAGAAAAATATTTAGCGAGCATGGATAGAGGAGCAAAATTTAGAACAGAATCACAGCCGGACTTCCCTTTCCCCAGGGCTTGAAGCTGTGTTACATTTTGTGATGAGTAGTTCTCATTTTTGCCAAGTTTGGGAGCTTTTCCACCCTTGGTCAAACCGTCATAGTACGCTGATTATATGCGATTTTACGGCTCCGCCGGAGTCAACCCCCTCCATCCCTGATCCTTAAGAGAAGTCTAGCTTCAATGTTTTCAAAAGAAGTCACCGAATCAAAAGTTTTTCAATGGTTCAATGATCGTCTGGAAGTGCAAGCCATCTCCGATGACATTGCCAGCAAATACGTTCCTCCCCACGTCAATATTTTTTACTGTCTGGGGGGCCTGACCCTGACCTGCTTCCTGATCCAGTTTGCCACTGGGTTCGCCATGACCTTCTACTACAAACCCACGGTCACGGAAGCCTTCGCCTCTGTCCAATACATCATGAATGAAGTCAACTTTGGTTGGCTGATTCGCTCCATTCACCGTTGGTCCGCCAGCATGATGGTGCTGATGATGATTCTCCACGTTTTTCGGGTTTACCTCACCGGTGGTTTCAAGAAGCCCCGGGAATTGACCTGGGTTGTGGGTGTAATGCTAGCCGTCACCACTGTCACCTTTGGTGTAACCGGTTACTCCCTTCCCTGGGACCAGGTGGGTTACTGGGCGGTAAAAATCGTTTCCGGTGTACCGGCCGCTATTCCCGTGGTTGGGGATCAATTGGTGACCCTCATGCGAGGTAGTGAAAGCGTTGGTCAGGCTACCTTGACCCGCTTCTACAGCCTCCACACCTTCGTGCTTCCCTGGGCGATCGCCGTGTTGCTGTTGTTGCACTTCCTGATGATCCGCAAACAAGGCATTTCCGGTCCTTTGTAATTCCTGTCTTCCCACCGATCTGAGTTTGATCGGGCAATTTCGTTTAAACCGTTGCCAAATTGCTAAAGATTGGAACAGATTAGAAAATCTAGAAAACTTCTAAAAAACCTTAACTTGGAGCCTCTGCCCCATGAGTATTATCAAAAAGCCGGATCTTAGCGATCCCGATTTACGGGCCAAACTTGCCAAAGGCATGGGTCACAACTATTATGGTGAGCCCGCCTGGCCCAACGACATTCTTTACATGTTTCCTATCTGCATCCTTGGTGCTTTGGGGCTAATTGCCGGATTGGCGATCCTCGACCCTGCCATGATCGGTGAACCAGCGGATCCCTTTGCGACCCCTCTGGAAATTTTGCCTGAATGGTACCTGTACCCCACTTTCCAAATTTTGCGCATTCTTCCCAACAAACTTTTGGGCATTGCCGGTATGGCTGCCATTCCCCTTGGTTTGATGTTGGTGCCTTTCATTGAAAGTGTGAACAAATTCCAAAACCCCTTCCGTCGTCCCATTGCCATGACTGTCTTCTTGTTCGGCACTGCGGCGGCTTTATGGTTAGGTGCTGGGGCAACTTTCCCCATTGATAAGTCCCTAACCTTGGGCTTGTTCTAATGAAGATTTTCCACTCTTGGGTAAGGTCGACAGTAGTGGTTTGAGTCCTATAAGTTCAACAAAATCCTAATCCATCTTTAAGACCTGGTATCTCGGGATATTTGTTAGCTAACTCCCAGAACGATTGGCCAAAATTCAAGATATCATTACCACATAAATTCCTTTGTCAGCTTATTTTGTTTGCAAAGGAATTTTTTTGCTGGTAAAAATCCTGATTGCATTGCCAAACATCCTCTCAATCTTGACAATCAATGAAAATTGTTATTGATGGTATTTTTTTTCACATTGCCAATACCGGGATTGCGAGGGTGTGGCGGAGTGTCTTGGCGCAATGGTGTGATTCAGGTTTTATAGAAAATATTATTCTGATTGATCGAGGTCATACTGCTCCCCAGTTGCAAGGGGCTCAATACTATCATCTCCCAACGTTTAATTATCAAGAAGAAGCATTATTTTCCACCAAGCTACAGGAAATTTGTGATCAATTCCATGCTGATCTATTCATTTCCACTTACTACACAACGCCCCTATCTACCCCTTCCCTTTTAATGATCCATGACATGATTCCAGAGGTAATGGGCTGGGATTTAAGGGAGTTTTGGTGGCGAGAAAAAAACTATGCCATACTCTATGCCAATCAATATATTGCGGTTTCTAACAATACGGCCCAGGACTTAATGCGATTTTATCCTGAGGTCCAGCCTTCCCGGATAACAGTTATTCATAATGGCGTTGATAAGGGATTCCATCCAGCAGAGTCACGAGAAATCAGTGGAATTAAAACAAAGTTTGCTATCAATGCTTCCTATTTGTTACTAGTCGGTACCCATTTGGGAGCAAACCAATATAAAAACGGCACTATTTTATTTGAAGCGTTAAAGCATTGGCAGAGTCCTGAAAAGTTAACTATTGTTTGCGTGGGGGGCAATGTAGATTTGCAAAGGGAAATGCCATCACTACCCAACAATGTTGATATTTGTTTGATTCGACCAACAGATGAGGAATTAAAAGCTCTTTACTCTGGGGCGATCGCCTTGGTTTATCCTTCTTTGTACGAGGGCTTTGGTTTGCCGATTCTTGAGGCTATGGCCTGCGGTTGCCCAGTAATCACTTGCCATAACTCTTCATTGCCAGAGGTGGGGAAAGATGCAGTTATTTATATCGATGGTCAGAATAAAAGAGAAATGATTGAAGCCTTGGAAAAAGTTCAAAATCAAGCAATTCGCAACGAACTAATTACTAAAGGGAAAGAGCGAGCTAAAAAATTTCCCTGGTCAACAACTGCCGGCAAAATTAGTGATTTGTGTCTAGAAATAATTGCAGACACAAAAAATAAAGCAGAAAAAAATAACTTTATTTCGCTCTGGCAAGATTTTAGGCAATGTCAGGTTCAAGAATATCAATATTCATCAATGGCAGAAACAATACAAGCGAAAAATATTGCGGTTAATGATCTAGTTTGTCATTTAGAAAATGAGATTGAAAATAACAATTATGTTATCGCTCATTTACAGACAGAGAATCAGCAATTGCAGGATTCCATTGATAAATTGAATTGGCAAATTGAAGAATTATTAAATACAAAGAAGACGCTAAAAAGATTATGCAGAAAAGTACTGAAGAAGCTATTTAGGCTCAAATTAGATACAGATAAAAGGTATAGGGACCACTAGAGACCGGATATTGTTCGGCAAAAAGTTATATTTGCAGGTTCATGGTTGGCAAAATAGTTTAATCTAGACTATCTAAAGGTTTGTTAATATCAAGCCACCTCAAAATTGCGATCTTAAACCGAGCGCTATGACGAATACTAAGACTACCCCCACGGTCAAAATACTACGGGAATTTGCCTGGATTATGGCCGGGATGATTGCCTTTCTCTTTGGTCTGCTCATTCCCCTACTAAAGGGCCACGGATTACCTCCATTGCCCTGGGCGATCGCCTTTGCCTTTGGAGGGCTGGGGCTAGTGGCTCCCCGTAGTTTGGGCCCAGTGTATGAACTATGGCTAAAAATTGGCCATGTTTTAGGGTGGATTAACAGCCGCATCATCCTGACCCTAATTTTTGCGTTGGTGGTTACTCCTATGGCTCTGGTAATGAAATTAATCAAAAGGGACACCATGGCCCGCCAATTGGAGCCCCAGCAGGTTACCTATCGATCGCCTTGTCGTCCCCGGGACATTAGCCATCTGCAAAAACCCTACTAACCCACAAATTGCTAATAAACGTTTAAAAGTAACCTTATGGAAGGATTTATTGAATTATTGCAGGATGTTTGGGGTTTCTTGCGGCAAAGAAAAAAATATTGGCTATTACCCCTGATTTTAACCCTCGTTCTCCTGGGAGCCTTAATTGTTTTCACCCAAGGATCGGCGATCGCCCCCTTTATCTACACTCTCTTTTAAGCTTCCATGTCTCTGCTTCCCCATCGTCAAACCCAGTTGAAGGCCCTACTGCGACGGTTGGGATTAACTGACAATACCCCAGTGGATTGGAACCTAGTGGATTTGGCCCTCACCCATGCCAGTCAGTCCCCGGAACAAAATTACCAGCAATTGGAGTTTGTTGGGGATGCAGTGGTGCGGTTAGCCTCAGCGGAAGTGCTGATGAAACATTATCCCCAGACTTCAGTGGGGGAAATGTCTGCCCTGAGGGCGATTTTGGTCAGTGATCGTACCCTAGCCGGTTGGGGAGAATTGTATGGCCTAGACCGATTTCTTTGGATTACTCCGGCGGTCCTGGCAGACAAAAATGGGCGAGTTTCCCTGATGGCGGATAGCTTTGAGGCCTTATTGGGAGCTCTTTACCTTAGTGTGGGGGATTTATCCCTAATCCGCCCTTGGTTAAGCGAACATTTGTTGGCCAAAGCCACTGAAATTAGACAAGATCCTGCCCTCCATAACTATAAAGAAGCTTTGCAGGCATGGACCCAAGCCCACTACAAATGTTTACCAGAATACCGAGTAGAACCCCTGGATCAAAATTTGCCCCAACAGTCAGGTTTTCAGGCAACGGTTTGGCTTGGCGATCAACCATTGGGTAGTGGTAGTGGTTCATCGAAAAAAAGTGCTGAACAGGCCGCCGCTCAACAAGCCTACCAAGATTTTATTGCTAAGGAAATTTTACCCATGCCCAAAATAAATTAATTTGGTTAGATAGAGTTGAGTTAACAGATATATTGCCGAGCCTGAATTTTAGCTAACAGTTGACCCATGCAAATGGCACCGTCGTTGGGCGGTAGTTCTCTGGGCCACAAAGGAGAAAAACCAGCTTTTTTGAGGGCAGTAATGGTACTGGCAAGCAAATAACAATTTTGAAAGCAACCTCCCCCCAGAGCAACTTTTTCGATTCCCTGCTGTTGGGCAATAGTGATAATTAAATTTACTAAACTGTTGTGGAATTTAGTGGCTATTAGGTTAGTTTTGCTTCTATCTTCTGTGGTTATAGCTTTAATTAAGGGGCGCCAATCAACAGCTAATTTTTTTTCCTTGTTGTTTAGAGTCAAAGGATAATACTCCTCAGTTAAATTTGGCATAATCTGAGCTTCCAGAGCTATGGCCGCCTGACCTTCAAAAGTTACTTCGTTAATCAATCCTATCAGTGTCGCAATACCGTCAAATAATCTTCCCATACTCGAAGTGAGCGGTGCTTGCCCTCGTTGCCAAAGTTGACGTAAATTTTTGTTGTTTAGATCCTGATTTAACCTGCTGTTTATCTTGTTTTTAAACCCATTATTGAAATTCAACCAATTTCCTAAAGAATCAGCAGAAAAATCATCACCAAAAGTGGGCCATAACAACGCCAAAGCAATCCGATGGGGATATTTAATGGCTTGTTGATTACCTAATAAATGAAATGGTTGTAGATGAGCAATTCTCTGCCAAGTACCTTGGGTGATTTTTAAAAATTCTCCCCCCCAAATAGTACCGTCCATGCCGTAGCCAGTGCCATCCCAAGCAATACCTAACACGGACTCCTCCATAACTCCATGTTCCGCCATAACCGCTAAAATATGAGCATAGTGATGCTGCACAAAAGTGACAGGCAAAGCTTGGTTTTCAGCATATTGATGACTGAAATAATCAGGGTGTAAATCTGCAACAATTTCCTGGGGAGAGAAATCGTATAGCTGGCTTAAATGGGCAATGGCTTCTTCAAAATTTTGGTAGGTGGGAGCAGAATTCAAATCGCCCAAATGTTGGCTGACGTAAGCTTGATTTTGTTTGGCGATCGCCACTGTATTTTTATAATGACCTCCCATCGCCAATAGTTTTTTTTGAGTAGGCTTTGGTAAAGTAATGGGTTGAGGAGCGTAACCCCGGGCTCGACGCAAAAATAATGGCTTCCCAGCTACTATTTGGACAACGGAATCATCCACTGGACAAACAATCGGGCGATCATGAACGAGAAAACCGTCAGCAATATTTTGTAACCGGGTTAAAGCGTCAATATTATCAATGCAAATTTGCTCCCCAGCTAAGTTACCACTGGTAGCTACCATGGGTTTCTTTAATTTTTTTAGTAATAAGTGATGCAAAGGAGTATAGGCTAACATTACGCCGACTCGGGGGTTGCCTGGGGCAATATTTTCCACCAAAATTAATTGTTTTTTTTTGTTTAATAACACAATAGGGGCGGCGGCACTTTGTAACAATTCAACTTCTAGATTATTAGGTTGGTAATGCTCCACAATTTGACCAAGATTACCATACATTACCGCCAAAGGTTTATCCGGTCGATGTTTCCTTAATCTTAATTTTTCCACAGCTTCAAAATCAGTGGCATCACAACACAAATGGAAGCCACCTAAGCCTTTAATAGCGATAATATTGCCGACTTTTAAATTATCTACAGCAAAGTTTAAAGCTTCATTTGCTTCTGCAATTACTTGGCCTTGTCGGTTCCAAAAAGCCAGTTGGGGGCCACAGCGAGGACAGGCATTAGGTTGGGCATGGAAGCGTCTATCGCCTGGTTGCTTATATTCCCTTTCACAGTCGGTACATTGGCGAAACCTAGCCATGGTGGTACGACAACGGTCGTAAGGTAGGGCTTCAATAATGGTGTAGCGGGGACCGCAATGGGTACAGTTAATAAAGGGGTAAAGATAACGGCGATCGCTAGGGTCAAATAGTTCTGTTAAGCAGGCGGAACAAGTGGATAAATCGGGTAAAATACTCGCAGTTTTAGGGCCATCACTACTGGGGCGGATAGTAAAGTTAGTAAAACTTTCCAGCGGTAACTGTTCAACGGCTAATTGTTCAATCAAACCAGGGGGAGGTAATGTCTTCGTTAATCTCTCCGTAAAGTCGGCGATCGCCTTTTCGTCGGCGGTAATGACAACGGTAGCTCCTTGAGTGGAATTATTCACCCAACCATTCAGTCCCATTTCCTGGGCAAGGGTATAAACAAAGGGACGAAAACCCACTCCTTGCACCCTTCCCTGGACCTGTATGGCAACGGTTTTTAACATTATTCTACTTCCATTAATACTGTTAAATAACCTGCTATGCCACAACTAAGAATTAGCGTTATTTTTCCAATAAGATGCTAATAATTGGTGGGGATAGGGAGAGGCAACGAGAGCTTGGGCTTGATGGTAATGGGCGCTATAATCTCGATGGCTCCGGTCAACTTCCTCCGTTGGGAGAATAGTTTTTAACTGCTTGAGAGTTTGCACCGCCACTGTAGGAAAAAAGGAAAACTTACCCGGTAACACACAAAGGTAGTTGCTCTGGGGATTAACTTCAATCCAATAACTATAGCGACGTTTTTGGGCATCGTCACTAATGAACTCCGTTTTAACGCAATCGTAACTCCAGAGTTGACGTTGATATAAATTTTCTTCGCTGAAATACCGTGCCGCCGTATCCAAAAGTAATTCAATTTCTCCACTAGCTAAATAATCATTTTCGTTACTGACGTAACCAGAATTTGCCAGCATGGAATAGTTTAGAAATTCCGAAGAATCAGGAATATTTGCCCTTTGAAAAAAATGATTGAAATGGTAGGAGTTTTTAGTGGACATCCGCACGAAATTATGGGAACTAATGGCAGGGTAAGCTACCACCATGGTGCTGCGACTTTGTTTTAGCTTAGCTCGCACCTGTAGAGTGGGTAAAATGCGCTCAAAGCCTGCTCCCACTGCAAAAATAAACGCTTTGGCTTTAAGGTAATGTTGCTGTCCTTGGCAATCTCGATAAAAGATACTTTGTACCCTGACTGGGCCATAACGATCCACATTAATTTGTTCTAAATTAATTCCGGTGGCGATCGCCGTTCCGTGGGCCAGGGCGCTGGCGGTAAGATCCTGCAAAATCCCCTGGGTATCCATGGCACAATCTAAACTTTTCAACAGGGCATAGTCACTGGGTTTTACCCCATGGCTAAGGTCAAATTGTTGGCAATAGTGACTAATTTTTTCCGACTGACCTAATAGACTGCAACTCCGCTGTTCATAACTTTCCAAATGGTCATAGTCCGGTGCCACTGCTCCATTGCCCGTCGGCGATCGCCAATTGAATTGCTGCCCATAGGCCATTTCCAAACGACCCAACACCCGCTTTAACTGCATTTCCAACTGCACCCGATCCCCCTTGAGGCCGGACTGGAGCATTTCTGGGGAGTGGCGTTGGGGATGGATCAGGTAAACGGGATTGGGGTCGAACCAACCTGCGCCGGTAACTGTGGGGCGGTAACCGTGGTCAAATTGCTCCAAGGTCAAATTACAGCGACCCGCGAAATAATGGCTGTAATGGTTGAGTAAATCCTCCACCCCATTAACGCAATTAAAAAAAGTCTGACCATCATCCTGGCCCGAATATAGGGCCCCCGTATGGAACCAACCCTCCAATTTGCCGGAGGAATCCCCCCCCAAATGGCTATTTTGTTCTAACAACTGCACTGACAGGTTAGTATGGCGGGCCACATATTCGGCGATCGCCACCCCAGCAATGCCTCCCCCAATGACGGCCACATCGACCCGATTGATTGCCGCCGCACCAACTTGAACCATAAACTATGCTGAATTTATCCATGGGAGCTTTAACCCCCCTATTCTAGATTCAATCCGGTAAACCATGGCCATGCATAAGCACGGCAAACAGAGCTCAAGCTCACCGGAAACTCTGCCACTATAGACTTTCCTCTTCCCATGACCACTCTGTACAATCTGCTCGCCATTCTCCGTAAAGAGCTACTAAGTTATTTTGGTTCTCCTTTTGCCTATGGCATTGCCGCCATTTTTTGGTTAATGTCGGGAATTTTCTTTTCTTTGATGCTCAGTCAAATTATCTCCAACGTTGAGTTTTTGCGGCAGTCGGGGGTTTCTGAGCCAGTGGATGTGGCGGGGGATTTTCTTTCTAGTTATTTAGGCTTAATTATTTCGTTGATTTTAGTACTACTACCTGCCCTTTCCATGGGACTGTACGCAGAAGAAAGAAAGCGAGGCACCCTGGAATTATTGGCCACCTCCCCAGTCACCAATTGGGTGGTGGCGGTGGGCAAATTAATGGGGGCATTACTGTTTTTCTCAGTGTTGTTAGTTCCCCTATGGATTTATCAAATCATTATCTTTTCTGCGGCTAATCCTCCCCTACCAAGCGGTTTAGTGCTAGTGGCCAATGGGGCGGTAATTCTAGTGGCGGCGGCGGTGCTTTCCCTAGGCATGTTCATTTCTTCTCTGACGGAAAACGTGATAATTGCCTACATTCTCACCTTCGTTTTAATTTTGATGCTTTGGATTATGGATGTATTTGCCCAAAACCTAGGCGGGGCGATCGCCGATGTCTTCGCCTACCTTTCCCTTTTCCAAAGTTACCAAGATTTAATTAACGGAGTAATCAATAGTAAAAGCTGTGTGTTATTTGCCAGCTACATTTTTCTGGGTATTTTCCTCACTGCCCAGTCCATCGAAGCCCTAAGATTTCAACGTTCTTAACCCAAGTTAACCGGGGCCGCCATGCTCAAACACATTGCCATACATACCCAAATCAAGGGTTACCATCACCGGTAAACACTCGAAACACCTTTGGGCTAACCGTAAACGATCCTCCCTGGCCAGCATTTTTTCTAACTTATGGCGCAGGGGAATCAAATAACGTACATCATTGGCAGCATAGGCCAATTGGGCCTTACTCAAATTAGCCGCGTTGCCCCAATCGGAACATTGGGAAGACTTATCCAATTCCACTCCCACCAATTCCTGCACCAGCGTTTTGAGTCCATGGTGGGAAGTGTAGGTACGGGCAATTTTGCTGGCAATTTTAGTACAAAAAATCGGATAAGTTTTAATGTCAAAGGTGTGTTTTAGTTGGGCCGTGTCGAAACGAGCAAAATGGAAGATTTTAGTGATACCTGGGTCTTCCATCAATCGGGTCAGGTTAGGGGCCTCCTCCTGGCCTTTGGCAATGCGTAAAGCCGTCACATTGCCCTCTGGATCACAAATTTGCACCAAGCAGAGGCGGTCCCGATGGGGATTTAAACCCATGGTTTCCGTATCCACCGCAACTTCTTTGCAAGCCAAAAGCTGCTGGCAAACGTCTTCGGGTAAATCGTAGTCAAAAACTTCGAACTGACTCAGGGTATCGGCAGAGGGCATGGTAAGCAATAAAAATCAATAAAAGAAAATTTCCTAGGGGCGAAAATCCGCAGGGGTGGGGGTGCGGCGTCGGGGAGGATTTGGTTTAACCACAAGGGCCGGTTTGGGAGTAACCGTTTCCATTTCTTTGGCAACGGAGTTTTCTTCGGTCACAGTGCTGACACTCTCTTCTTCCATCACCATGCCGGACTGTTCATTAGCGGGTACTTCTGGTACTTCCTGCTTAATGATAATTTCCGTCCCGGTTTCCGTTACCTCTGTTGGAGTGGGGTTAGGATTATTCTCCAAGGTCTGAACCGGCTCAGGGGCAATGAGTTCTTGTTTTTCTGGGGTGATTGGCTCTGGGCCCACAGGGCTAACAGCGGTTCCGCCCAAAA
The genomic region above belongs to Synechocystis sp. PCC 6803 substr. PCC-P and contains:
- a CDS encoding ribonuclease D; protein product: MPSADTLSQFEVFDYDLPEDVCQQLLACKEVAVDTETMGLNPHRDRLCLVQICDPEGNVTALRIAKGQEEAPNLTRLMEDPGITKIFHFARFDTAQLKHTFDIKTYPIFCTKIASKIARTYTSHHGLKTLVQELVGVELDKSSQCSDWGNAANLSKAQLAYAANDVRYLIPLRHKLEKMLAREDRLRLAQRCFECLPVMVTLDLGMYGNVFEHGGPG